Proteins co-encoded in one Centroberyx gerrardi isolate f3 chromosome 18, fCenGer3.hap1.cur.20231027, whole genome shotgun sequence genomic window:
- the cpsf3 gene encoding cleavage and polyadenylation specificity factor subunit 3 produces the protein MAAKRKSDVTVPAEESDQLLIRPLGAGQEVGRSCIILEFKGRKIMLDCGIHPGLEGMDALPYIDLIDPAEIDLLLISHFHLDHCGALPWFLQKTSFKGRTFMTHATKAIYRWLLSDYVKVSNISADDMLYTETDLEESMEKIETINFHEVKEVAGIKFWCYHAGHVLGAAMFMIEIAGVKLLYTGDFSRQEDRHLMAAEIPSVKPDILITESTYGTHIHEKREEREARFCNTVHDIVNREGRCLIPVFALGRAQELLLILDEYWQNHPELHDIPIYYASSLARKCMAVYQTYVNAMNDKIRKAININNPFVFKHISNLKSMDHFDDIGPSVVMASPGMMQSGLSRELFESWCTDKRNGVIIAGYCVEGTLAKHIMSEPDEITTMSGQKLQLKMSVDYISFSAHTDYQQTSEFIRALKPPHVILVHGEQNEMARLKAALIREYEDNDEVHIEVHNPRNTEAVTLNFRGEKLAKVMGGLADRKCIQGQRVSGILVKRNFNYHILTPSDLSNYTDLCMGTVKQTQAIPFSGPISLLVSQLRSLAGEVEEVEGAEKITVRIFKNITLVHEAGMVLLEWLANPLNDMYADAVTTVVLEVQSNPKAQRFVEAKKDGLDMDVFVERLELMLQDMFGEDCVEVKGGKRLSVTVDGVTAHIDPLTRTVECDEGSSDDESLKEMVEVAVQRLYEALNPVF, from the exons ATGGCAGCGAAACGTAAATCTGATGTGACAGTTCCTGCCGAGGAGAGCGACCAGCTGCTCATCCGCCCGCT AGGAGCCGGACAGGAAGTGGGCCGGTCCTGCATCATCCTGGAGTTCAAGGGACGCAAGATCATG CTGGACTGTGGGATCCACCCCGGCCTGGAGGGGATGGACGCTCTGCCCTACATCGACCTGATCGACCCGGCTGAGATCGACCTGCTGCTCATCAGCCA tttcCACCTGGACCACTGCGGCGCTCTGCCCTGGTTCCTGCAGAAGACCAGCTTTAAAGGCCGGACCTTCATGACGCACGCCACCAAGGCCATCTACCGCTGGCTGCTGTCCGACTACGTCAAGGTCAG TAACATCTCGGCGGACGACATGCTGTACACGGAGACGGACCTGGAGGAGAGCATGGAGAAGATCGAGACCATCAACTTCCACGAGGTGAAGGAGGTCGCCGGCATCAAGTTCTGGTGTTACCACGCCGGACACGTGCTGGGGGCCGCCATGTTCATGATCGAGATCGCCGGCGTCAAG ctgctGTACACAGGAGACTTCTCCCGTCAGGAGGACAGACATCTGATGGCAGCAGAGATCCCCAGTGTCAAACCAGACATCCTCATCACC gaGTCGACCTACGGGACTCACATCCATGAGAAGCGGGAGGAGCGGGAGGCTCGCTTCTGCAACACGGTTCATGACATCGTGAACAGAGAAGGACGCTGTCTGATCCCCGTGTTCGCTCTGGGCCGAGCGCAGGAGCTGCTGCTCATCCTGg acgAGTACTGGCAGAACCACCCGGAGCTGCATGACATCCCCATCTACTACGCCTCGTCTCTGGCCAGGAAGTGCATGGCGGTCTACCAGACGTACGTCAACGCCATGAACGACAAGATCCGCAAGgccatcaacatcaacaacccCTTCGTCTTCAAACACATCAGCAACCTGAAG agtaTGGATCACTTCGATGACATCGGGCCCAGTGTGGTGATGGCGTCTCCCGGTATGATGCAGAGCGGTCTGTCCAGAGAGCTGTTCGAGAGCTGGTGCACCGACAAGAGGAACGGCGTCATCATCGCTGGCTACTGTGTGGAGGGAACGCTGGCCAag cacaTCATGTCGGAGCCGGATGAGATCACCACCATGTCGGGTcagaagctgcagctgaagATGTCGGTGGACTACATCTCCTTCTCCGCTCACACAGACTACCAGCAGACCAGCGAGTTCATCCGAGCGCTGAAACCTCCTCATGTG ATCCTGGTGCACGGGGAGCAGAACGAGATGGCCCGTCTGAAGGCGGCTCTGATCCGGGAATACGAAGACAACGACGAGGTCCACATCGAAGTCCACAACCCCCGCAACACCGAGGCCGTCACCCTCAACTTCAGAGGAGAGAAACTGGCCAAG GTGATGGGCGGGCTGGCTGACAGGAAGTGTATCCAGGGTCAGAGGGTTTCTGGGATCCTGGTCAAACGCAACTTCAACTACCACATCCTGACGCCCTCCGACCTCTCCA ACTACACAGACCTGTGCATGGGGACGGTGAAGCAGACCCAGGCGATCCCCTTCAGCGGCCCCATCTCCCTGCTGGTCAGCCAGCTGCGCAGCCTGGCCG gagaggtggaggaggtggagggagcagagaaaaTCACCGTCAGGATCTTTAAGAACATCACTCTGGTTCATGAAGCCGGCATGGTGCTGCTGGAG tGGCTCGCCAACCCGCTGAACGACATGTACGCCGACGCCGTCACTACGGTGGTCCTGGAGGTCCAATCCAACCCCAAAGCTCAGAGAT TTGTTGAAGCGAAGAAGGATGGCCTGGACATGGACGTGTTCGTCGAGAGACTGGAGCTGATGCTGCA ggacatGTTTGGAGAGGACTGTGTGGAAGTGAAAGGCGGGAAGCGGCTGAGCGTGACGGTGGACGGCGTCACCGCTCACATCGACCCGCTCACCAGA